One Candidatus Lernaella stagnicola DNA window includes the following coding sequences:
- a CDS encoding ATP synthase F0 subunit B, protein MDKMNLTWTLIAQAVMFLAAMGILSRLLFKPMLEVFRKREGLTDEPYAKAAQLEKDAAESRKEVDAKLAQVRRETDALRQELLSTASQQEHDILGQAREQATDLAEAARQELATAVQSASESLAAESEDLADSLASKLLEIQR, encoded by the coding sequence ATGGATAAAATGAACCTAACCTGGACGCTGATTGCGCAGGCGGTTATGTTCCTGGCGGCGATGGGCATTCTTTCCCGATTGCTGTTCAAGCCGATGCTCGAGGTTTTTCGCAAGCGCGAAGGGCTGACTGATGAGCCTTATGCAAAGGCGGCGCAATTGGAGAAGGATGCGGCGGAATCGCGAAAAGAAGTGGACGCGAAACTGGCGCAAGTTCGCCGGGAAACCGACGCTTTGCGGCAAGAATTGCTGAGCACCGCCTCGCAACAGGAACACGACATTCTGGGCCAAGCCCGCGAACAGGCGACCGACCTTGCCGAGGCGGCGCGTCAAGAGTTGGCGACCGCCGTGCAGTCGGCGAGCGAGTCGCTCGCGGCCGAGTCGGAGGATCTGGCTGACTCGCTGGCCAGTAAACTGCTGGAGATTCAACGATGA